The Nostoc sp. 'Lobaria pulmonaria (5183) cyanobiont' genome window below encodes:
- a CDS encoding non-ribosomal peptide synthetase: MKSITNSLAQNKNKLLVDECQNSLSENNLEPDTLTLPILKESEKDLLIEYNYTQQACIHQLFEAQVELTPETVAVVFEDQQLTYRELNIKANQLAQYLQNLGVGPDILVGICVERSLEMIVGLLGILKAGGAYAPLDPNYPVERLAFILEDAQVSVLLTQKHLLNNLPQNYTQILCLDSDREILSQYSSENPTSSVTSENLAYIIYTSGSTGKPKGVLINHFNVVRLFKATEHWYHFNQDDVWTLFHSFAFDFSVWEIWGALIYGGRLVIVPYLVSRSPEAFYKLLCKEKVTVLNQTPSAFQQLIHTEQTIADSGNLALRWVIFGGEALEIQSLKPWFTRYGYESPRLVNMYGITETTVHVTYRPITEDDLRPGAGSVIGCPIPDLQLYLLDEHRQLVSVGVPGEIYVGGAGLARGYLNRPDLTAKAFIANPLSNDPKAQLYKTGDLARYLPNGDLEYLGRIDHQVKIRGFRIELGEIEREIAQHPEVREIVVLARQEETGEKQLVAYLVPDQNSSYISNQLRSFLEQRLPDYMVPSAFVLLESMPLTVNGKVNRQKLPAPSRERPQLEQAYIAPQSDLERLLAGILSELLKIDRVGIDDNFFDLGGTSISILQVAVRVQQELGIELPTVKLFQYSTISSLANYLHSNQNSQPSSDKLQNRAQRQQAARTRRRNHQQGV, from the coding sequence ATGAAATCAATAACTAATTCATTGGCTCAAAATAAAAATAAATTATTGGTAGATGAGTGCCAAAATTCATTATCAGAAAATAACTTAGAACCTGATACTTTAACATTACCTATCTTGAAAGAATCCGAAAAAGACCTACTAATTGAGTATAATTATACTCAGCAAGCGTGTATTCATCAGTTGTTTGAAGCACAAGTAGAGCTTACACCTGAGACTGTAGCGGTCGTGTTTGAAGACCAACAGTTAACCTACCGTGAGTTGAATATCAAAGCCAATCAACTAGCACAATACTTACAAAATTTAGGTGTAGGGCCTGATATCCTCGTTGGCATCTGTGTAGAACGCTCCTTAGAAATGATAGTGGGATTGTTGGGTATTCTCAAGGCGGGTGGAGCCTATGCACCACTTGACCCAAATTATCCAGTTGAGCGCCTAGCTTTTATCTTAGAAGATGCTCAAGTTTCAGTATTGTTAACGCAAAAGCACTTATTAAATAATCTTCCTCAAAACTATACTCAAATTTTATGCCTTGATTCTGACAGAGAAATCCTATCTCAATACAGTTCAGAAAACCCCACGAGTTCAGTAACATCTGAAAATCTGGCTTACATAATTTATACTTCTGGTTCTACAGGTAAGCCCAAAGGTGTATTAATTAATCACTTCAATGTTGTGCGCTTATTTAAAGCTACCGAACATTGGTATCACTTTAACCAAGATGATGTATGGACGCTGTTTCACTCCTTTGCCTTTGACTTTTCTGTGTGGGAAATTTGGGGTGCATTAATTTACGGCGGACGGTTAGTTATAGTGCCATATTTAGTTAGCCGTTCTCCCGAAGCCTTCTATAAATTACTTTGCAAAGAAAAAGTTACAGTTCTCAATCAAACTCCTTCAGCTTTCCAACAATTAATCCACACAGAGCAGACAATTGCTGATTCTGGAAACTTAGCTCTGCGTTGGGTAATCTTTGGTGGGGAAGCATTAGAAATTCAAAGTTTAAAGCCTTGGTTTACTCGTTATGGGTATGAGTCTCCAAGGTTGGTGAATATGTACGGTATTACAGAAACTACCGTTCATGTTACCTATCGTCCAATCACAGAAGATGATTTGAGACCAGGAGCAGGTAGTGTGATTGGTTGTCCAATTCCTGACTTGCAATTGTATTTACTAGATGAGCATAGACAGTTAGTTAGCGTTGGTGTCCCTGGTGAAATCTATGTAGGAGGTGCAGGTTTAGCTCGTGGCTATCTTAATCGGCCCGATTTGACTGCGAAAGCTTTTATTGCTAACCCCTTGAGTAACGATCCGAAGGCGCAGCTTTATAAAACGGGTGATTTAGCAAGATATTTACCCAATGGAGACTTAGAATATCTCGGTCGCATTGACCATCAGGTGAAGATTCGTGGCTTCCGAATTGAACTAGGAGAAATTGAAAGAGAAATTGCTCAACATCCTGAAGTTCGCGAAATTGTCGTTCTAGCTCGGCAAGAAGAAACAGGCGAAAAGCAGTTAGTTGCTTATCTTGTTCCTGATCAGAACAGTAGTTACATATCCAATCAATTGCGTAGCTTCTTAGAGCAGCGACTACCTGATTACATGGTGCCATCAGCTTTTGTGTTATTAGAATCAATGCCTTTGACTGTAAATGGCAAAGTAAATAGACAGAAATTGCCAGCACCAAGTAGAGAACGTCCGCAACTTGAACAAGCGTACATTGCTCCCCAAAGCGATTTAGAGCGACTGCTTGCAGGTATTTTATCCGAACTGCTCAAAATAGATCGCGTTGGGATTGATGATAATTTCTTTGATTTGGGAGGAACTTCAATCTCAATTCTGCAAGTTGCTGTACGAGTACAACAGGAACTTGGTATTGAGCTACCTACCGTGAAGCTATTTCAGTATTCAACGATTAGCTCATTAGCAAACTATTTGCATTCAAACCAGAATAGCCAGCCGTCTTCTGACAAGCTGCAAAATCGCGCCCAACGCCAACAAGCCGCTCGTACTCGTCGCCGTAATCATCAACAAGGTGTTTAA
- a CDS encoding alkaline phosphatase family protein — MADTNGNGRNVIIFVADGLRNGSVNPIDTPTLYSIRQQGVSFANSHSLFPTFTTPNAAAIATGHYLGDTGDFSNTIYTGFPSPNANGSVTPFIENDPVLGDIDEKFPGNNFLDEESLLAYARSQGFNTAAVGKLGPVAIQDVTQVNREGGTTGTIPTPDTIIIDDTTNGATPPTTAAGSPSTVPLDPDIVAQLQAAGLDVKPTPRVQPAGNNTTPGTLNANVAQQQYFADATTKVILPKFQEDGKPFALVYWSRDPDGTQHNQGDSLNTLTLGINGPTSKAGVKNADDNLKQLLDYLKSTGLDKTTDVFITSDHGFSTISKQAIDSQGTKTTSYAATQTYAGVNPGFLPAGFVAIDLAHDLGLPLYDPNPTTLPPDLNHIQYATVDPTQGQRPISGNGVIGGTGQVTNGQLDPATKIVVAANGGSDLIYLPNGNADLAKQVVNLLSQKDYISGIFVDDAYGNIPGALPLSAIGLKGDAQTPVPSIVINFKTFSTDPNNPNNPQAQVEIADTTLQQGQGMHGSFGRGDTFNNMEAIGPDFKQGYVDYAPVSNADVTPTLARILGLKIPSNGDLKGRAITEALVGGPDTVASTKEVLTSEETTNGQATILDSQSVGNTQYFTAAGFDSRTVGLTTLDLQFGSTNSDDVTLKPNQTLFTGDGADFVDGTKGNTIQTGSGDDTVVVGSNSSVSTGDGNDQVLIGANGPASNTSADGGNADDKVTVVEANGSNNLFGGAGADNLTVIEGSRQLSFGGSGNDTLTSNGSNNRLYGGSGDDKLFSSVNDSLFGGDSDDVLFAGQQGSNRLNGGAGADQFWIANASLPTSKNIVTDFAIGIDKIGLGGIGVTQFSALTLLQQGADTIIKTGNTELASLLQITSTSLSANDFVFSASVVA; from the coding sequence ATGGCTGATACAAACGGCAACGGTAGAAATGTGATTATTTTTGTTGCAGATGGATTGCGTAACGGTTCTGTAAACCCCATTGATACCCCAACTTTATATAGCATCCGTCAGCAAGGAGTTAGTTTCGCCAATAGTCATTCGCTGTTTCCCACATTTACCACCCCGAATGCTGCTGCGATCGCCACGGGACATTACCTTGGTGATACAGGTGACTTTAGTAACACTATCTACACTGGTTTTCCTAGCCCTAATGCCAATGGTAGTGTCACGCCATTCATCGAAAATGATCCGGTTTTGGGGGATATCGATGAAAAGTTTCCCGGTAACAACTTTTTAGATGAAGAGTCACTTCTAGCTTATGCGCGATCGCAGGGTTTCAACACCGCAGCAGTTGGTAAATTAGGGCCTGTTGCCATCCAAGATGTCACACAAGTTAACCGAGAAGGTGGTACTACAGGTACTATTCCTACTCCCGATACAATTATTATTGATGACACTACAAATGGTGCAACACCACCTACTACAGCCGCTGGTTCACCTTCTACTGTTCCACTCGATCCAGATATTGTTGCTCAGTTACAAGCTGCTGGTTTAGATGTCAAACCGACACCGCGAGTCCAACCTGCTGGTAACAACACAACTCCAGGAACCCTGAATGCCAATGTGGCTCAACAACAATACTTTGCAGATGCCACAACCAAGGTAATTTTACCCAAGTTTCAGGAAGACGGTAAACCATTCGCATTAGTTTACTGGTCAAGAGATCCCGATGGTACTCAACATAATCAAGGTGATAGCTTAAACACCTTGACATTAGGTATTAACGGTCCTACTTCCAAAGCTGGGGTCAAAAATGCTGATGATAATTTAAAGCAACTTCTTGACTATCTCAAAAGTACAGGCTTAGACAAGACTACTGATGTCTTTATTACTTCCGACCACGGTTTTTCTACCATCAGCAAACAAGCTATTGATAGCCAAGGTACAAAAACTACAAGTTATGCTGCCACCCAAACTTATGCAGGTGTAAATCCGGGATTTTTACCCGCAGGCTTTGTTGCCATTGATTTGGCTCACGATCTAGGTTTACCCTTATACGATCCTAACCCTACGACTCTTCCCCCAGACCTGAACCACATCCAGTATGCCACTGTTGATCCTACACAAGGTCAACGTCCTATTTCTGGAAATGGTGTAATTGGAGGTACAGGTCAGGTAACGAATGGCCAACTTGACCCAGCTACAAAGATAGTTGTAGCTGCCAATGGTGGTTCTGACCTGATTTATCTGCCTAATGGCAATGCTGATTTAGCTAAACAGGTAGTAAATTTGCTTTCGCAAAAAGACTACATCAGTGGTATTTTTGTAGACGATGCTTATGGAAATATCCCAGGTGCTTTACCTCTGAGTGCGATCGGGCTAAAAGGTGATGCTCAAACACCAGTTCCATCTATAGTTATCAACTTCAAAACCTTTAGCACCGACCCAAATAACCCAAACAACCCTCAAGCTCAAGTAGAAATTGCTGATACAACTTTGCAGCAAGGGCAGGGGATGCATGGCAGCTTTGGCCGAGGTGATACCTTCAATAATATGGAGGCTATTGGCCCTGATTTTAAACAAGGTTATGTGGACTATGCACCGGTCAGTAATGCTGATGTAACACCTACACTTGCTCGTATTTTAGGGTTAAAAATTCCCAGTAATGGCGATTTGAAAGGTCGTGCCATTACAGAAGCACTGGTGGGAGGCCCGGATACAGTTGCCTCCACAAAAGAAGTCTTGACTTCGGAAGAAACTACTAATGGTCAAGCAACAATTCTGGATTCTCAGAGTGTAGGCAATACTCAGTACTTTACAGCGGCAGGGTTTGATAGTCGCACTGTTGGACTAACAACACTAGACCTTCAATTTGGCTCTACCAATAGTGATGATGTCACCCTTAAACCAAATCAAACCTTATTTACAGGTGACGGAGCTGACTTTGTAGACGGTACTAAAGGTAATACAATCCAGACTGGAAGCGGTGATGACACGGTGGTAGTCGGTAGTAACTCCTCAGTGTCCACAGGGGATGGTAACGATCAAGTCTTGATTGGTGCAAATGGCCCTGCTAGCAACACTAGTGCCGATGGTGGTAATGCTGATGACAAAGTTACTGTAGTTGAAGCCAATGGTAGTAATAATTTATTTGGAGGCGCGGGTGCTGATAATTTGACAGTAATTGAAGGTTCGCGTCAATTATCATTTGGTGGTTCAGGTAACGATACCCTTACCAGTAACGGTAGCAATAACCGTCTCTACGGTGGCTCTGGAGATGACAAACTCTTCTCTAGTGTGAATGATTCGCTCTTCGGTGGCGATAGTGATGACGTGCTATTTGCTGGTCAACAGGGTAGTAATAGGCTGAATGGTGGTGCTGGTGCTGACCAGTTCTGGATTGCTAACGCCAGTCTGCCAACTAGCAAGAACATTGTGACTGATTTTGCGATCGGTATTGATAAAATCGGGCTGGGCGGTATTGGCGTGACTCAGTTTAGTGCTCTAACCCTATTGCAACAGGGTGCTGACACTATCATAAAAACCGGAAATACAGAGTTGGCTTCATTACTACAAATTACCTCAACTAGTCTGAGTGCAAATGACTTCGTTTTCTCTGCTAGTGTTGTGGCTTAG
- a CDS encoding esterase-like activity of phytase family protein, whose amino-acid sequence MAKNVIIMIGDGMGWEMARAASIYKEIQNGKTGANLNDFYTQGKGQGLNFQTLQGYGLATTYGTTIADSNRVFGNGNSALDGTNPITGASPVRPGFTFDPTFNPGNTPTGGAKVSDGAVGNLVGYDPTKGGVNPWTPGNDPEYIKYSYPDSANTATTLYTGVKSYNNAVGVDIFENPLETILKTANEVGKSTGLVTSVPIDHATPAAAAANVNRRSKYDADYPALDNILQQQLRVYQPTVLLGGGHPLSDPGDLLPAGVEPNTSNEFIRQSTYTELSTKPTNNIYDYTFLERGENAAQKLAETAATINPEKGDRLFGLYGARGQNGNLPVSSANGDYSTTGLDMFSVFTNQGDSAKVDTTRPLLPGETDASFIAKEVNENPTLNDLTSAALDVLDKDPDGFWLMVEGGDIDWSAHDNNMDNLIGTTLDFDKAVGSTIDWIKKNGGWEENQLIVTADHDHYLTLNGDFPTLVKNQGAEALTNLDTSGEVGHYWGSDPTVKYGWGSHTNRPVPVYYQGAGSEVLNSLVGKGYNAYGSDIPGIAGLNDQTHIYQTMFASIVPKVELVGFASLPADTFSDGPASGEDVSANGRTGPFPGQPIQGFSGVQFANNNSFYFLSDNGYGSKDNSADFLLRINRLDPNFKGTENGDGSVKVLDYIQLSDPNHKVPFGIVNEGTTGRLLTGADFDVESFVFDKDSTIWVGDEFGPYLLHFDATGKLLEAPIATPDRFKTLDGEAPKVIGHRGAAGYRPEHTLESYKQAIARGADFIEPDLVVTKDGVLIARHEPALAVLNADGTVNFNNTTTDVYKHPEFADRKKTVSLDGNTITGWFAEDFTLAEIKTLRAEERLPFRDHSFDDKFEIPTFTEIINLVKQVEAETGKKIGIYPETKHPTYLADEATYVGTTNKINRNISQLLIDALKANNFTDPSRIFIQSFEVSNLKQLHDRIMPAAGVDIPLIQLLDASDIDINGKIIESQPYDLKVSGDTRTYGDLRIPEGLAEVATYADGIGPWKRMIVSVKGTDANGDGKADDVNGDGAVNDADKTTLPASTLIQDAHNAGLQVHPYTFRAEDQYLAADYKGKLALEIQQFYQLGVDALFTDFPDIGDKVRDQLTDDAQYNVVRSPQNPDVLSGDAFANLAGSKGFEGGAINASKTKLYFLLEGTVQGDTPGALRINEFDLASHKYSEQLRYYRLDNPSNSIGDLAVINDNEYLVIERDNNQGVAAKFKRIYKIDLSKTDSNGYVAKEEVADLLNIQDPKDLNGDGKTNFDFPFQTIENILVVDKNTILVANDNNYPFSIGRPGNDPQNPVIDNNEILELKLEKPLNLAPSLGQPQAEEINFGSTTSNDITVQPNQTLFTGDGADFVEGNKGNTIQTGNGEDTVLVGSDSSVSTGDDNDRVLIGANGPTNNTNADGGAGDDEITVLEANGTNNLLGAAGNDTLTVVEGSRQLSFGGSGNDTLKSQGSNNRLYGGSGDDKLFSSVNDSLFGGDGDDVLFAGQGGSDRLSGGTGVDQFWLANAMPTSKNIVTDFAIGIDKIGLGGVGIAQFSALTLLQQGSDTIVKTGNTELASLLGITATSLTANDFVFSASVV is encoded by the coding sequence ATGGCTAAGAACGTCATCATTATGATTGGGGATGGTATGGGCTGGGAAATGGCTCGTGCTGCATCCATCTATAAAGAGATTCAAAATGGTAAGACAGGTGCTAATCTAAACGATTTTTATACACAAGGTAAGGGTCAAGGACTCAACTTTCAAACACTCCAAGGCTACGGTTTGGCAACTACCTATGGGACAACGATCGCTGATAGTAATAGAGTTTTTGGTAATGGTAATTCCGCTCTTGACGGGACTAATCCGATCACAGGAGCAAGCCCAGTTCGCCCTGGTTTCACCTTTGATCCAACTTTTAACCCAGGTAATACCCCAACAGGTGGTGCAAAAGTCAGTGATGGTGCTGTTGGAAATTTAGTAGGTTATGACCCTACCAAAGGTGGTGTTAATCCTTGGACTCCTGGTAACGATCCTGAATATATTAAGTACAGCTATCCTGACTCTGCAAACACCGCTACAACTCTGTACACTGGGGTCAAGAGCTACAACAATGCTGTTGGCGTTGATATTTTTGAGAATCCTCTAGAAACAATTCTCAAAACTGCAAACGAAGTTGGTAAATCAACTGGTTTGGTAACTTCAGTTCCCATTGACCACGCGACACCTGCTGCTGCTGCTGCCAACGTTAACCGTCGCAGCAAGTATGATGCTGACTATCCAGCATTAGACAACATCCTGCAACAGCAACTCCGTGTCTATCAACCGACGGTATTACTTGGTGGTGGACACCCACTTTCAGATCCTGGAGACTTACTACCAGCAGGGGTTGAGCCGAATACGAGCAATGAATTCATTCGTCAATCTACCTACACAGAACTTAGCACTAAACCAACTAATAACATCTACGATTACACCTTTTTGGAGCGGGGTGAAAATGCCGCACAGAAACTAGCTGAAACTGCGGCGACAATCAATCCAGAAAAAGGCGATCGCCTCTTCGGTCTATACGGTGCGCGTGGTCAAAATGGTAACTTACCTGTAAGTTCTGCCAACGGCGACTACAGCACTACTGGTTTAGATATGTTCAGCGTTTTCACTAACCAAGGTGATAGCGCCAAAGTGGACACCACACGTCCACTGCTTCCCGGAGAGACGGATGCATCTTTCATTGCCAAAGAGGTTAACGAAAACCCAACCCTCAATGACTTGACAAGTGCTGCATTAGATGTATTAGATAAAGACCCCGATGGTTTCTGGTTAATGGTTGAAGGTGGCGATATCGATTGGTCTGCCCATGATAACAACATGGACAACTTGATCGGTACCACCTTGGACTTCGATAAGGCAGTTGGATCTACGATTGACTGGATCAAAAAAAATGGTGGTTGGGAAGAAAACCAACTTATCGTTACTGCTGACCACGATCACTATCTGACTCTTAATGGTGACTTTCCGACTTTAGTAAAAAATCAGGGTGCTGAAGCATTAACCAATTTGGATACTTCAGGAGAAGTTGGACATTACTGGGGATCTGATCCCACTGTCAAGTATGGTTGGGGAAGTCACACCAACCGTCCGGTACCTGTTTACTACCAAGGTGCTGGTTCTGAAGTGCTAAATAGCTTGGTAGGTAAAGGTTATAACGCCTACGGTTCTGATATTCCAGGAATTGCGGGTTTAAACGATCAAACCCACATCTACCAAACGATGTTTGCCTCAATAGTGCCAAAAGTTGAGTTAGTAGGCTTTGCCTCATTACCTGCTGATACTTTTAGTGATGGGCCTGCTTCTGGCGAAGATGTTTCAGCCAATGGTAGAACCGGGCCTTTCCCAGGACAGCCAATACAAGGCTTTAGTGGTGTTCAATTTGCTAACAACAACTCTTTCTACTTCCTGTCAGATAACGGTTACGGTAGCAAAGATAATAGTGCAGATTTTCTATTGCGAATCAATCGTCTAGACCCAAATTTTAAGGGAACAGAAAATGGAGACGGCAGCGTTAAAGTTTTAGACTACATTCAACTGTCTGACCCTAACCACAAAGTTCCTTTTGGAATTGTTAATGAAGGAACTACTGGAAGATTACTAACTGGTGCTGACTTTGATGTGGAGTCATTTGTCTTTGACAAAGACAGCACAATCTGGGTGGGAGACGAGTTTGGCCCATACCTACTGCATTTTGATGCCACTGGTAAATTGTTGGAAGCTCCTATTGCTACACCTGACCGATTCAAAACTTTAGATGGAGAAGCACCTAAAGTAATTGGTCATAGAGGTGCAGCGGGCTATCGTCCAGAGCATACCTTAGAGTCTTATAAACAAGCAATTGCGCGAGGCGCTGACTTCATTGAGCCTGATTTGGTTGTGACAAAAGATGGTGTGCTAATTGCCCGCCATGAGCCAGCTTTAGCAGTTTTGAATGCTGATGGCACTGTGAATTTCAACAACACAACCACAGATGTTTACAAACATCCAGAGTTTGCCGATCGCAAAAAAACGGTAAGTTTAGATGGAAACACAATTACAGGTTGGTTTGCTGAAGACTTCACTTTAGCTGAAATCAAGACTTTACGCGCAGAAGAGCGTCTACCTTTCCGCGATCACTCCTTTGACGATAAATTTGAAATTCCTACGTTCACGGAAATCATCAATTTAGTTAAGCAAGTAGAAGCCGAGACAGGTAAAAAGATTGGTATCTACCCTGAAACTAAGCATCCGACCTATTTGGCCGATGAAGCTACTTATGTAGGCACCACGAACAAAATTAACAGAAACATCAGTCAGTTACTAATTGATGCGCTGAAGGCAAATAACTTCACTGACCCCAGTCGCATCTTCATCCAGTCCTTTGAAGTGAGTAACCTCAAACAACTGCACGATCGCATTATGCCTGCGGCAGGGGTAGATATTCCACTTATCCAACTTCTAGATGCCAGCGACATTGACATCAACGGCAAGATTATCGAAAGTCAGCCTTATGATTTGAAAGTCAGTGGTGACACTCGCACTTATGGCGACTTACGAATTCCAGAAGGTTTAGCTGAAGTTGCCACTTATGCTGATGGCATTGGCCCTTGGAAGCGGATGATTGTTAGCGTCAAAGGTACTGATGCTAATGGTGATGGCAAAGCTGATGATGTGAATGGGGATGGAGCAGTCAATGATGCTGATAAAACAACGTTACCTGCCTCAACCCTAATTCAAGATGCTCACAACGCTGGTTTGCAAGTTCATCCTTACACCTTCCGGGCGGAAGATCAGTATTTAGCAGCAGATTACAAAGGCAAGCTAGCACTAGAAATTCAGCAGTTCTATCAATTAGGTGTAGATGCGCTATTTACAGATTTCCCAGATATCGGGGATAAAGTACGGGATCAACTCACAGACGATGCTCAATATAATGTAGTGCGATCGCCACAAAACCCAGATGTACTTTCAGGAGATGCTTTTGCTAACTTGGCTGGTTCCAAAGGTTTTGAAGGCGGAGCAATTAACGCCAGCAAAACCAAGCTTTATTTCCTCCTAGAAGGGACAGTCCAAGGTGATACTCCTGGTGCTTTGCGGATTAACGAATTTGATTTAGCCAGCCACAAATACAGCGAGCAGTTACGTTACTACAGATTGGATAATCCGTCAAATTCCATCGGGGATTTAGCAGTCATTAATGATAATGAGTACCTAGTCATTGAACGGGATAACAATCAAGGGGTTGCGGCTAAATTTAAGAGGATCTACAAAATAGACTTGTCTAAAACAGATTCTAATGGCTATGTCGCTAAAGAAGAAGTTGCAGACTTGTTAAACATTCAAGACCCCAAAGACCTCAATGGAGATGGCAAAACTAACTTCGATTTCCCATTCCAAACCATTGAAAATATTCTGGTTGTTGACAAAAATACCATTTTGGTAGCTAATGACAACAACTATCCCTTCTCTATCGGTCGTCCTGGAAACGATCCTCAAAATCCAGTTATAGACAACAATGAGATTCTAGAACTGAAGTTAGAGAAGCCCCTTAACCTTGCTCCAAGCTTAGGTCAACCTCAAGCTGAAGAAATTAATTTTGGCTCCACTACTAGCAATGATATTACCGTTCAGCCCAATCAAACCTTATTCACAGGTGACGGAGCAGATTTTGTAGAGGGTAATAAAGGTAACACAATCCAAACTGGAAACGGTGAAGACACCGTGCTAGTCGGTAGTGACTCCTCGGTGTCTACAGGAGACGATAACGATCGAGTCTTAATTGGCGCAAATGGCCCTACTAACAACACTAATGCTGATGGTGGTGCTGGTGATGATGAAATTACCGTATTAGAAGCCAATGGTACTAATAATTTACTTGGGGCAGCAGGTAATGATACTTTGACAGTTGTTGAAGGTTCGCGTCAATTATCCTTCGGTGGCTCAGGTAACGACACTCTTAAGAGTCAAGGTAGCAATAACCGTCTCTACGGTGGTTCTGGCGATGACAAACTCTTCTCCAGTGTCAATGACTCCCTATTTGGTGGCGATGGTGATGATGTGCTATTTGCTGGACAAGGGGGTAGCGATCGCCTCAGTGGTGGTACTGGTGTCGATCAATTCTGGCTTGCTAACGCCATGCCAACTAGCAAGAATATTGTGACCGATTTTGCGATCGGCATTGATAAAATCGGGCTTGGCGGCGTTGGTATCGCTCAATTTAGTGCTTTAACGCTGTTGCAACAGGGTAGTGATACTATCGTGAAAACTGGAAATACAGAGTTGGCTTCGTTGCTGGGAATTACAGCAACTAGCCTTACAGCAAATGATTTCGTTTTTTCTGCTAGTGTCGTTTAG